A single region of the Kwoniella botswanensis chromosome 1, complete sequence genome encodes:
- a CDS encoding histone chaperone ASF1, producing the protein MVNIRNIELVNNPAKFDDPYHFRIKFEAIAPLEEDLDWRLIYVGSAKSEEFDQELDNCSVGPIPAGINAFDFQAPAPQHHLLPSTETEEILGVTVIIITASYKEKEFVRVGYYVNTYYEEEEWKENPPPTVQWDKLFRNVLIEKPKVTRFQNPWDTATQASPFDSQSFSNGNGTTAQQQLPPSGGNGNFETFSAPLPPPVQKAAAVGSSGGGEDIEMS; encoded by the exons ATG GTCAACATCCGTAATATAGAATTAGTGAATAACCCAGCCAAATTTGACGATCCATATCATTTCAGGATCAAGTTCGAGGCTATCGCGCCGTTGGAGGAGG ACCTTGACTGGAGATTGATTTATGTAGGATCGGCGAAATCAGAAGAATTCGATCAGGAGTTGGATAATTGTTCGG TTGGACCTATACCAGCAGGTATAAACGCCTTTGATTTCCAAGCCCCTGcacctcaacatcatctaCTACCATCGACCGAGACAGAAGAGATACTAGGCGTGACGGTGATAATCATAACCGCTTCGTATAAGGAGAAAGAATTTGTAAGAGTTGGCTACTATGTGAATACATATtacgaagaggaggaatggaagGAAAACCCACCACCGACGGTACAGTGGGATAAGTTGTTTAGGAATGTGTTGATTGAGAAACCAAAAGTTACGAG ATTCCAGAACCCATGGGACACGGCTACTCAAGCATCTCCATTCGATTCACAATCATTCTCCAACGGTAATGGTACTACCGCCCAGCAACAACTCCCTCCGTCAGGTGGTAACGGTAATTTCGAGACATTCTCagcacctttacctccaCCTGTCCAAAAAGCCGCAGCGGTCGGTTCTAGTGGTGGTGGGGAAGATATAGAAATGTCGTAG